A DNA window from Vigna unguiculata cultivar IT97K-499-35 chromosome 10, ASM411807v1, whole genome shotgun sequence contains the following coding sequences:
- the LOC114167087 gene encoding CDPK-related kinase 3, translated as MGQCYGKSNLTSENEATAAEGATVDTAVAVAGSADVPLSPLPVKGTPARASPWPSPYPHGGVTPSPARGTPRRFFRRTFAPPSPAKHIRASLAKRLGHAKTPKEGPIPEEEAAGAVATEQSLDKSFGYGKNFGAKYEIGKEVGRGHFGHTCYAKGKKGELKDHPVAVKIISKAKMTTAIAIEDVRREVKILKALSGHEHLVKYHDAFEDANNVYIVMELCEGGELLDRILSRGGKYSEEDAKVIVLQILSVVAFCHLQGVVHRDLKPENFLFTSRSEDADIKLIDFGLSDFIRPDERLNDIVGSAYYVAPEVLHRSYSLEADIWSIGVITYILLCGSRPFWARTESGIFRAVLRADPNFDDLPWPTSTAEAKDFVKRLLNKDYRKRMTAVQALSHPWLRDDNRPLPLDILVYKLVKAYLLATPLKRAAVKALSKALPEDELPYLRAQFRLLEPNRDGLISLDNFKMALVQNATDAMRESRVLEIINAMEPLAYRKMDFEEFCAAAISTYQLEAHERWEDIASAAFEHFEAEGNRLISVEELARELNLGPSAYSILKDWIRNSDGKLNLLGYTKFLHGVTLRSSNPRHR; from the exons ATGGGTCAGTGCTACGGCAAGTCCAATCTCACGTCGGAAAATGAGGCTACAGCCGCAGAGGGAGCCACAGTCGACACCGCTGTGGCGGTGGCTGGATCCGCTGACGTCCCGCTCTCTCCGCTGCCGGTGAAGGGAACGCCGGCGCGGGCGAGTCCCTGGCCCAGTCCATACCCACACGGTGGCGTGACGCCGTCCCCGGCCAGAGGCACGCCGAGGAGATTTTTTCGGCGGACGTTCGCGCCTCCGTCGCCAGCGAAGCACATAAGGGCGTCGCTGGCGAAGCGGCTCGGGCACGCAAAGACGCCAAAAGAGGGGCCGATCCCGGAGGAAGAAGCGGCGGGGGCGGTGGCGACGGAACAGTCGCTGGATAAGAGCTTTGGGTATGGTAAGAATTTTGGGGCGAAATATGAAATTGGGAAAGAAGTGGGTCGAGGGCATTTTGGTCATACTTGTTATGCTAAGGGGAAGAAGGGAGAACTCAAAGACCATCCTGTTGCTGTTAAGATCATTTCCAAGGCGAAG ATGACAACTGCAATAGCAATTGAGGATGTTCGCAGAGAGGTGAAGATATTAAAAGCTCTATCTGGCCATGAACATCTTGTCAAATATCATGATGCTTTTGAAGATGCCAACAATGTGTACATAGTTATGga ATTGTGTGAAGGTGGGGAGCTTCTTGACAGAATTTTGTCAAG GGGAGGAAAATATTCAGAGGAGGATGCCAAGGTTATAGTTTTGCAGATTCTAAGTGTAGTTGCTTTTTGTCATCTTCAAGGTGTTGTGCACCGTGACCTTAAACCTGAG AATTTCCTCTTCACTTCGAGAAGTGAAGATGCCGACATCAAGCTTATTGATTTTGGTCTATCTGACTTCATCCGGCCCG ATGAAAGGCTGAATGACATTGTTGGGAGTGCGTATTATGTTGCACCGGAGGTCCTTCACCGGTCGTATAGTCTGGAAGCCGATATATGGAGTATCGGTGTTATTACCTATATCTTATTATGTGGAAGTCGACCTTTCTGGGCACGAACAGAATCTGGAATTTTTCGTGCAGTGCTCAGAGCTGATCCTAACTTTGATGATTTACCTTGGCCTACTTCCACTGCAGAAGCTAAGGACTTTGTGAAACGGCTTCTAAACAAGGACTACAGGAAAAGAATGACAGCTGTCCAAGCTCTAA GTCATCCTTGGTTGAGGGATGACAACCGACCACTCCCTTTAGATATATTAGTTTATAAACTAGTGAAGGCTTATCTTCTTGCAACACCACTCAAACGTGCAGCAGTGAAG GCACTTTCAAAAGCCTTGCCGGAGGATGAATTGCCCTACCTTAGGGCGCAATTCAGATTGTTGGAACCAAATAGAGACGGACTCATCTCCCTTGACAATTTCAAAATG GCTCTTGTACAGAATGCAACTGATGCAATGAGGGAGTCAAGGGTTCTTGAGATCATAAATGCG ATGGAGCCACTTGCCTATAGAAAGATGGACTTCGAAGAATTTTGTGCAGCTGCAATCAGCACATACCAATTGGAAGCACATGAGAGGTGGGAAGACATTGCCTCAGCTGCATTTGAACACTTTGAGGCAGAAGGCAACCGTCTGATATCTGTTGAAGAATTGGCCAGA GAGTTGAATCTTGGGCCTTCAGCTTATTCAATTCTGAAAGACTGGATAAGAAATAGTGATGGAAAGCTTAACTTACTTGGATATACAAAATTTTTGCATGGTGTGACTCTCCGTAGTTCAAACCCAAGACACAGGTAG
- the LOC114167245 gene encoding transcription factor MYC3-like yields MEELIISPSSSSSLVTLPQQNPTPPIQQKLQFLLQTQPDWWVYAIFWQASHDDNGNLYLSFGEGHFQGTKETSPKFSNPVPTKKFTKTPTTENINDAEWFYVMSLTRTFPVNNSSSSASTAPSSLLGKSFALGSVLWLNSKHELQYYKCDRSNDAQLHGIQTLISIPTQNGVVEMGSYDSIKQNWNLVQHVKSLFQPLPDPLPVQILNDHTISFADIGVAAGIQETKKRKQTQSPPPNNNQKDSYVDSEHSDSDCPTLPTTSTPTASEPKRRGRKPVLGRETPMNHVEAERQRREKLNHRFYALRAVVPNVSRMDKASLLSDAVAYINELKAKIEYLESHQQREGNKRVKTEMMDTMDNQSTATTSTIVDQGRPGPGGPGPFGLEIDVKIVGPDAMVRVQSENANHPGARLMGALRDLEFQVHHASMSCVNDLMLQDVVINVPDGMRNEEGLKSAILMRLDQ; encoded by the coding sequence ATGGAGGAACTCATCATCTCCCCTTCCTCATCTTCTTCTCTGGTCACTCTGCCCCAACAAAACCCAACACCACCCATTCAACAAAAACTCCAATTTCTCCTCCAAACCCAACCCGATTGGTGGGTCTACGCCATTTTCTGGCAGGCTTCACACGACGACAATGGCAACCTTTACCTCTCCTTCGGAGAAGGTCATTTCCAAGGCACCAAAGAAACCTCCCCAAAATTCTCAAACCCCGTTCCCACCAAGAAGTTCACCAAAACCCCCACAACAGAAAACATCAACGATGCCGAGTGGTTCTACGTCATGTCGTTGACTCGAACGTTTCCCGTCAACAATTCTTCTTCTTCGGCCTCTACCGCTCCTTCTTCACtccttggcaagtcttttgcTCTGGGCTCTGTGCTGTGGCTCAATAGCAAGCACGAGCTCCAATACTACAAGTGCGACAGATCAAACGACGCCCAGTTGCACGGGATCCAAACGTTGATCTCCATCCCCACACAAAACGGCGTCGTCGAAATGGGATCCTACGACAGCATCAAACAAAACTGGAACCTCGTCCAACACGTCAAGTCTCTCTTCCAACCCCTCCCAGATCCGCTTCCCGTTCAAATCCTCAACGACCACACCATCTCCTTCGCGGACATCGGCGTCGCCGCCGGAATCCAAGAAACCAAAAAGCGAAAACAAACCCaatcaccaccacccaacaacaACCAAAAAGACAGCTACGTAGACTCCGAACACTCTGATTCGGACTGTCCAACGCTGCCAACCACCTCCACCCCGACCGCCTCGGAGCCCAAAAGACGAGGCAGAAAACCCGTTCTCGGCCGCGAAACGCCAATGAACCACGTGGAGGCTGAGCGGCAGAGAAGAGAAAAGCTCAACCACCGCTTCTACGCGCTACGCGCGGTGGTTCCGAACGTTTCGAGGATGGACAAGGCTTCGTTGTTGTCCGACGCTGTCGCTTACATCAACGAGCTCAAAGCGAAGATTGAGTACTTGGAATCGCATCAACAGAGAGAGGGTAATAAAAGAGTGAAGACAGAAATGATGGATACCATGGATAATCAGAGCACCGCCACTACCTCCACCATCGTAGACCAAGGCAGGCCTGGTCCCGGAGGCCCAGGCCCCTTCGGTCTCGAGATCGATGTGAAGATCGTGGGGCCAGATGCCATGGTTAGGGTGCAATCGGAAAATGCGAACCACCCCGGGGCGAGGCTAATGGGTGCACTGAGAGACCTAGAGTTCCAGGTTCATCATGCTAGCATGTCGTGCGTTAACGATCTCATGCTTCAAGACGTGGTGATCAATGTCCCTGATGGAATGAGGAACGAAGAGGGTCTTAAATCTGCCATTCTCATGAGGTTGGATCAGTGA